A single Campylobacter hyointestinalis subsp. hyointestinalis DNA region contains:
- a CDS encoding mechanosensitive ion channel domain-containing protein codes for MKRLIVLLLFVVFSVFAETNSSQTDKIEEINLKIKDYDTKLKNNIWLIRYSNYNTYQNLLTEIKRVRSELESADKKDMQKIDELKTKIASLKEQIEFLKEYEKSPFQSMLVVPDIEEIGKITNPVALIGGFSYIKKLKNEKDDYQNRLFQLENALESFKQKEILFKELYDLNQTSLNSSKLYEVRREINEFQIAKDIATTTFGVYQKKLDEAINRASLEVKDQIKQAFSIVLSIIIVSLLGFLCKIITKKYISDNQKIYTINKFINVLNFTIIIFILLFAYIENVSYMVTILGFASAGLAIAMKDMFMSLLGWSVIIFGGTFHVGDRIRVRYQNSDYVGDIIDISLLRMTIYEDITLTTYRTNRRSGRIVFIPNNYIFTELIANYTHSGMKTVWDGIDIMLSFDSNHKKAMYIIKNITRKYSKGYTDIAKKQMNKLRDQYSIKNPNVEPRIYSFFEPYGINISVWYMTNSYAALALRSTISSEIVEALNLEDDIKIAFPTQTLYFGAKPIDQVRTLPDVSKEILY; via the coding sequence ATGAAACGGCTGATCGTTCTTTTACTCTTTGTGGTTTTTAGTGTTTTTGCAGAAACAAATAGTAGCCAAACAGACAAAATAGAAGAGATAAATCTCAAGATCAAAGATTATGATACTAAACTAAAAAATAATATTTGGCTTATTAGGTATTCGAACTATAACACGTATCAAAATTTGCTAACAGAGATAAAAAGAGTAAGATCTGAGCTAGAGTCGGCAGATAAAAAAGATATGCAAAAAATAGATGAGCTAAAGACTAAAATCGCTAGTTTAAAAGAGCAGATCGAATTTCTAAAAGAGTATGAAAAATCTCCGTTTCAAAGTATGTTAGTAGTCCCAGATATCGAGGAGATAGGAAAAATAACAAACCCAGTGGCCTTGATAGGCGGTTTTTCATATATAAAAAAGCTAAAAAATGAAAAAGATGACTATCAAAACAGGCTATTTCAGCTAGAAAACGCTTTAGAATCTTTCAAACAAAAAGAGATTTTGTTTAAAGAGCTTTATGATCTAAATCAAACAAGTCTAAACTCATCAAAATTATATGAAGTACGCAGAGAAATAAATGAGTTTCAAATAGCAAAAGACATAGCTACTACGACATTTGGTGTGTACCAAAAAAAGCTTGATGAAGCCATAAATAGAGCCAGCTTGGAAGTAAAAGATCAGATAAAACAGGCTTTTAGTATAGTTTTATCTATCATTATAGTGAGTTTGCTTGGATTTTTATGTAAGATTATAACTAAAAAATACATTTCCGATAATCAAAAAATTTATACTATAAATAAATTTATAAATGTTTTAAATTTCACGATTATTATCTTTATTCTACTTTTTGCTTATATAGAAAACGTAAGCTATATGGTGACTATCTTAGGTTTTGCTTCGGCTGGTCTTGCTATTGCTATGAAAGATATGTTTATGAGTTTGCTCGGCTGGAGCGTTATCATTTTTGGCGGTACTTTTCACGTAGGAGATCGTATAAGAGTACGTTATCAAAATAGCGATTATGTAGGCGATATCATCGATATAAGTTTGCTTAGAATGACTATATATGAAGATATCACGCTTACTACCTACCGTACAAATAGACGTAGCGGACGTATAGTTTTTATACCAAATAACTATATATTTACCGAACTCATTGCAAATTATACTCATAGTGGTATGAAAACTGTATGGGATGGTATAGACATAATGCTTAGTTTTGATAGCAATCATAAAAAAGCTATGTATATCATCAAAAATATCACTAGAAAATACTCGAAAGGCTATACCGACATAGCCAAAAAGCAGATGAATAAGCTAAGAGATCAGTATAGCATCAAAAATCCAAACGTGGAGCCTAGAATTTATAGCTTTTTTGAGCCTTATGGTATAAATATAAGCGTTTGGTATATGACAAACTCATACGCCGCTTTGGCTCTTAGGAGTACTATAAGTAGTGAGATAGTAGAAGCCCTAAATTTAGAAGACGATATAAAGATCGCGTTCCCTACTCAGACACTTTATTTTGGTGCAAAACCTATTGATCAAGTGAGAACTTTACCAGATGTTAGTAAGGAAATATTATATTGA
- the aroB gene encoding 3-dehydroquinate synthase produces MQINIDLKENSYPVFIDELKALNIGGKVAIITNSKVGGLYVKDILNLIKADEIFVVTLPDGEQYKNLSSIEQILEQLFISKLERNSTLIALGGGVISDMTGFVASIYERGIKFINIPTTFLAQVDASVGGKTGVNNKFGKNLIGTFYQPRAVYCETKFLKSLPSREFSAGVAEAIKMAVMFDKDLFYFMQNSDLNDDEALKNVIAKCVSLKAAVVAKDEKEGGIRAVLNYGHTFAHVIEMQTNYTGFLHGEAVAIGINMANHLALKLRLISKDELETVKKLLCKFGLPVTYEIKDEFEFYNAFFLDKKSQNSKIKFILPKGIGDFCMKNDISKEIVLDTLREFK; encoded by the coding sequence ATGCAAATCAATATTGATTTAAAAGAAAATAGCTACCCAGTTTTTATAGATGAGCTAAAAGCCCTTAATATCGGCGGTAAAGTTGCGATCATAACAAACTCAAAAGTCGGCGGACTGTACGTTAAAGATATTTTAAATTTGATAAAAGCCGATGAAATTTTTGTAGTTACTCTGCCTGATGGCGAACAATACAAAAATCTTTCTAGTATCGAGCAAATTTTAGAGCAACTTTTCATATCTAAACTTGAGCGCAATAGTACGTTAATAGCTCTTGGTGGCGGAGTTATAAGTGATATGACTGGATTTGTAGCAAGCATTTATGAGCGCGGAATCAAATTTATAAATATACCCACTACGTTTTTAGCTCAAGTAGATGCTAGCGTGGGCGGTAAAACAGGAGTAAATAATAAATTCGGTAAAAATCTCATCGGTACGTTTTATCAACCGCGCGCTGTTTATTGCGAAACTAAATTCTTAAAATCACTGCCTTCTAGGGAGTTTAGCGCAGGAGTTGCAGAAGCTATAAAAATGGCTGTTATGTTCGATAAAGATCTTTTTTATTTTATGCAAAACAGTGATCTTAATGATGATGAAGCCCTAAAAAATGTCATAGCAAAATGTGTAAGTTTAAAAGCCGCAGTAGTAGCAAAAGATGAAAAAGAGGGTGGTATAAGAGCGGTGTTAAACTACGGTCATACATTTGCCCACGTTATAGAAATGCAGACGAATTATACAGGGTTTTTGCACGGAGAAGCTGTCGCGATCGGTATAAATATGGCAAATCATTTGGCTCTTAAACTTAGGCTTATCTCAAAAGATGAGTTAGAAACGGTAAAAAAATTACTTTGTAAATTTGGACTTCCTGTGACTTATGAGATAAAAGATGAGTTTGAGTTTTACAACGCTTTTTTCTTAGATAAAAAAAGTCAAAATAGCAAGATCAAATTTATACTACCAAAAGGTATTGGGGATTTTTGTATGAAAAACGACATCTCTAAAGAGATAGTTTTAGACACTTTGAGGGAATTTAAATGA
- a CDS encoding RNA polymerase factor sigma-54, whose amino-acid sequence MKLTQKLTQKAKLNQTLRSWLPILQAPVDELKEALEPFIKDNPFASIEQNKSRFPKNFYNELYKSSPNESLESQALHHESLYEKLYSQINAPLFPTTKSCKIANLIIECINNEGYFEWDDKILKEFSIDEVERIRARFAYLEPTGVGAKDYKESFLFQLEELCDDEKIYALAKTIICDMENIGSYTKDKNYEAALKIIKKFKNPPAIGYLEDEREIIPDIFVYNINGSIEVKINDEYYPDIIIDVDGVDEKCDFVSSRIKEAKDLIDALEMRKSTLYKIGLMIIEYQYDYFFGGDIKPMKLKDIADDLGRNPSTISRAIQNKFISSQRGVVPLKSFFAAAASEEISNAALKEFLKNLIKNENRQKPLSDESILNSIEKEFDIKLVRRTITKYRKMLGIASSNERKKIYAINA is encoded by the coding sequence ATGAAACTTACACAAAAGCTCACTCAAAAAGCAAAATTAAACCAAACTCTAAGAAGTTGGTTACCGATACTTCAAGCACCAGTTGATGAGCTAAAAGAGGCTTTGGAGCCGTTTATTAAAGATAATCCATTTGCTAGTATAGAACAAAACAAGAGTAGATTTCCTAAAAACTTTTATAATGAGCTTTATAAAAGTTCGCCAAATGAAAGCTTAGAAAGCCAAGCTTTACACCATGAAAGCTTATATGAAAAGCTTTATTCTCAGATCAATGCTCCACTTTTTCCAACTACGAAGTCTTGCAAAATAGCAAATTTAATCATCGAATGTATAAACAACGAAGGGTATTTTGAGTGGGACGATAAAATTTTAAAAGAATTTAGTATAGACGAAGTAGAGCGTATCAGAGCGAGATTTGCATATCTTGAGCCGACTGGAGTTGGTGCTAAAGATTACAAAGAGAGTTTTTTGTTTCAACTTGAAGAATTGTGTGATGATGAAAAAATTTATGCTTTAGCAAAAACAATCATTTGCGATATGGAAAATATCGGCTCTTATACAAAAGATAAAAATTATGAAGCGGCACTAAAGATCATAAAAAAATTTAAAAATCCGCCTGCCATAGGGTACCTTGAAGATGAAAGAGAGATCATCCCTGATATCTTTGTTTATAATATAAATGGATCTATAGAAGTTAAAATAAATGACGAGTATTATCCAGATATAATTATCGATGTAGATGGCGTAGATGAAAAATGTGATTTTGTATCTTCTAGAATCAAAGAAGCAAAAGACTTGATTGATGCTTTAGAGATGAGAAAATCCACTCTTTATAAGATAGGACTTATGATTATAGAGTATCAGTATGACTATTTTTTTGGTGGCGATATAAAACCTATGAAGCTAAAAGACATAGCAGATGACCTTGGGCGAAATCCTTCAACCATAAGTCGCGCCATACAAAATAAATTTATTAGTTCGCAAAGAGGAGTTGTACCGCTTAAGAGTTTTTTTGCTGCTGCTGCTAGCGAGGAGATATCAAACGCTGCCTTAAAAGAATTCTTAAAGAATCTTATAAAAAACGAGAATCGCCAAAAACCGCTAAGCGATGAGAGTATTTTAAACTCTATAGAAAAAGAGTTTGATATAAAGCTAGTTAGAAGAACCATAACAAAATATAGAAAAATGCTAGGCATAGCAAGCTCAAACGAGAGAAAAAAAATATATGCTATAAATGCTTAA
- the lptB gene encoding LPS export ABC transporter ATP-binding protein has translation MHKLEVKNLEKTIKKTKIINNISLNVKSGEVVGLLGPNGAGKTTTFYMICGLISPTSGSIYLDDMDISKTPLHKRARQGIGYLPQESSIFKDLSVEENLTLAAEIFYKDKEEIHHKVGEMLNLLNIEPIRARKGLSLSGGERRRCEIARSLMIMPKFLLLDEPFAGVDPIAVADIQSIIKDLKKLGIGILITDHNVRETLAICDRAYVIKSGSLLASGTSSEVANNKLVRTHYLGEEFKLLD, from the coding sequence TTGCATAAACTTGAAGTAAAAAATTTAGAAAAAACTATCAAAAAAACTAAAATTATAAATAATATCTCTCTAAATGTAAAAAGCGGAGAAGTAGTAGGGCTTTTAGGTCCAAACGGCGCTGGTAAAACAACTACGTTTTATATGATATGTGGGCTTATTTCACCAACTAGCGGGAGTATTTATCTTGATGATATGGATATTTCAAAAACGCCGTTGCATAAAAGAGCTAGACAAGGCATAGGATATCTTCCGCAAGAAAGTAGCATATTTAAGGATCTAAGTGTAGAAGAAAATTTGACTTTAGCAGCTGAAATTTTTTATAAAGATAAAGAAGAGATCCATCATAAAGTCGGCGAAATGCTAAATTTGTTAAATATAGAGCCCATTAGGGCTAGAAAAGGACTTAGTCTTAGTGGTGGAGAAAGAAGGCGTTGCGAGATAGCTAGAAGTCTTATGATTATGCCTAAGTTTTTGCTTCTTGATGAGCCGTTTGCAGGAGTTGATCCTATCGCAGTCGCTGATATCCAAAGCATTATAAAAGATCTAAAGAAGCTAGGAATTGGCATACTTATCACAGATCACAATGTTAGGGAGACTTTGGCTATTTGTGATAGAGCGTATGTCATAAAAAGTGGAAGCTTGCTTGCTAGTGGAACTTCTAGTGAGGTCGCAAATAATAAACTTGTCAGAACTCACTATCTTGGCGAAGAGTTTAAACTTTTAGACTAA
- the tsaE gene encoding tRNA (adenosine(37)-N6)-threonylcarbamoyltransferase complex ATPase subunit type 1 TsaE — translation MQSVFELGLDELDAIVQKLPKTGVIVLRGDLASGKTTLTKAIVASFGIKANVTSPTFSIMQNYENIYHYDIYQNGFEGLKANGLFENLFEDGLHIVEWGDENLVRLLKKYGIDVCIVDITAKENKRIYEVSFA, via the coding sequence ATGCAAAGTGTATTTGAGCTTGGGCTTGATGAGTTAGATGCTATAGTACAAAAGCTTCCTAAAACTGGCGTTATCGTGCTTAGAGGAGACCTTGCAAGCGGTAAAACTACACTTACAAAAGCTATAGTCGCATCTTTTGGTATTAAAGCAAACGTGACTTCGCCTACATTTAGCATAATGCAAAATTATGAAAATATATATCATTACGACATATATCAAAACGGTTTTGAAGGTCTAAAAGCAAATGGTTTGTTTGAAAATTTATTTGAAGATGGGCTTCATATAGTTGAATGGGGTGATGAAAATTTGGTACGTTTGCTTAAAAAATACGGTATCGACGTGTGTATAGTAGATATCACGGCTAAAGAAAATAAAAGAATTTACGAGGTGAGCTTTGCATAA
- a CDS encoding S4 domain-containing protein — MRIDKFLNTVNITKRRAISEDMCKSGVVSVNGVVAKPSKEVKVGDKITITFLTRVVNYEVVGIPNLKTVPKSEQEKYAKCI; from the coding sequence ATGAGAATAGATAAATTTTTAAATACCGTAAATATCACAAAACGAAGAGCCATAAGCGAAGATATGTGCAAAAGTGGCGTCGTATCAGTAAATGGAGTCGTTGCCAAACCTAGCAAAGAGGTAAAAGTAGGGGATAAGATAACCATAACTTTTCTTACTAGAGTCGTAAATTACGAAGTCGTAGGGATACCGAATTTAAAAACCGTACCAAAAAGTGAGCAAGAAAAATATGCAAAGTGTATTTGA
- a CDS encoding HU family DNA-binding protein → MTKAEFVGLVASKAGLTKKDTELALDGFLESISEVLTKGDSITFVGFGTFGITERAARTAKVPSTGKEIKVPAKKAVKFKVGKNLKDAVAKVSCGSSKCASKKK, encoded by the coding sequence ATGACAAAAGCAGAATTCGTTGGTTTGGTCGCTTCTAAAGCTGGTCTTACAAAAAAAGATACTGAACTTGCACTTGATGGCTTTTTAGAAAGCATTAGTGAAGTACTAACTAAAGGTGATAGTATAACTTTTGTTGGTTTTGGTACTTTTGGTATAACTGAACGCGCTGCTAGAACAGCAAAAGTTCCTAGTACAGGCAAAGAGATCAAAGTTCCAGCTAAAAAAGCTGTTAAATTCAAAGTAGGAAAAAACCTTAAAGATGCAGTAGCTAAAGTTAGCTGCGGTAGTTCAAAATGCGCATCTAAAAAGAAATAA